A stretch of DNA from Leucobacter luti:
GCCACGCACCGTGGACGATACGAGGCCGGGTGGAATGCGCTGCGCGAGGCGAGGTTCGCTCGGCAGCGCGAACTGGGCATCGTGCCGGAGCATGCTCGATTGCCTGACGATTCGATCTCTGATGGGAACCTGATTCCAGCTTGGGACACGCTCAGCGCGGCAGAGCGGGCACTGTTCGCCAACCACATGGAGGTCTACGCGGCCGCCGTTACTGAAATTGACGAGAGCGTCGGCCGGCTCGTGGCGCGGCTCGATCAGCTCGGAGAGCTTGACAACACGATCATCGTGCTCGCGAGCGACAATGGTGGCTCAGCTGAGGGTGGGCAGAATGGCACGAGAAGCTACTTCGCACAATTCGGCATCTCGGCAGCGCTCCCAGACGATTGGGTGCGCGACGTGCCGCGCGATCCGGCGGAGATAGGGGGCCCGCGGTTGTTCAGCCAGTACCCGACGGGCTGGGCACGTGTCTCGAATACTCCGTTCCGCTCCTTCAAATCCACCACCTACGAGGGTGGAGTCCACGCGCCCTTGATAGTGTCGTGGCCAGCGGCTCCGGGGGGCGTGCCGGGTCTGCGAGACCAGTTCGTGTATGTCTCCGATCTCGCGCCGACCCTGCTTGACCTTGCGGGAGTAAGCCCGCTTGCCGAGCGCGCCGGGCGGGCTGCTCAGGAAGTGGATGGGCGAAGCGTTGGCGCGCTGCTGCGCGACCGGCACGCGCCAGGCCGCGCAGCGCAGCACTTCGAGTGTATGGGTCGGCGATCCATGCTCGACAGAGGATGGAAGGCGCTCTCGCCAGTTCCGCCGACACCGGCCACCGGGGCAGCCGGTGGCAACTGGGAACTGTACGACCTCACCAATGATCCAACGGAAACTCAGGACCTGGCCGCAGCGAACCCGGAGCTGGTGGCCCGACTCGCTGGACGCTGGGTGGCCGAGGCCTGGCTCAACACCGTGTTCCCGATTGACGACGATGGCACGCTGCACAAGACGCGCCCAGAATCCGAGCGGGTACTTGGTGCCCCCGTGACACTGCCACCATTTCGCCCTCCGCTCGAGCGGTTTCGAGCCGCGCAGCTCACGGTATTGCGCTCATTCTCTATCGAGATCGATGTGGTCCTGACTCAGACAACCGCCGGAGTCGTTGTTGCCCACGGGGACCAGGGCGGCGGATACCTGCTCGCGATTGATGCTGGAGCGCCGCTGCTCTCTTACAACGCGTACGGAGACATGCATCGTGTACGCGGCATCGCGCTCACGCACGGACATCATCAGTGTGAATTGCGTTTCACTGAAATCGACGGGATGCGGTGGCGAGTCGTGCTCTCCTCGGGAGACGCCGTGCTCGCGGAGCTCCCCGAGGTGCCGATGCTCCTGGGAATGGCTCCCTTTACCGGGATCAGTGTGGGGTACGACTACGGCGGGCCCGTGGACTGGGACCTCCATGCACAGCACCGTTCGTATCGTTTCACGGGCGGAACGATTGAGCGAGTGCGGTACGTGCCCGGAGCGCGATCACCACACGATCCTGTCGTGCTGCGTGAGATCACGGAGACGGTCGCTGCTCTCGCGGACTGAGCGGTGCCGGTCCGCTGGAAGAGTCTGCGGTTCGAGCGGAAGCCTCTGGCGACCCGGTGATCCTCACTCAGCGAGAGCCGAGCGCCACGACTCAGTCGACAGCGATCGCTGTGGTTGCGGCCACGCGCCACGGGGACGCGGCGAGCTCAAGCGGATGCGCCGCTGAACGCTGAGCTGCGCGGAGCATCCAGGTGGTGCGCGACCGTGTTACCCCAGTGATAGCTCGGTGGTCGGGAAGCTCAGCACTGTGGCTCCGCCGGTGGCGTAGTTCGGAACATCGGACTCGACGGCCCGTCCCTCCGGTGACGACATCGCTGCGTCTAGCGCGGCCGCGTTTGCGAACGTCGCTCGAAAGCAGCCGTAGTAGGGGCCTGCGCCTGGCTCTGCGATCCCCAGGGCGTAGCTCATCTCCTGCACACCCGGCAGCTTCGCGCACAGGGGCAGGTGGGTCTGTTCGTAGTACGCGGCAAATGCTGCACGGTCCGTCGGCTCTGGATACAGGACCAGAAGAGTGTGCATGCCGGCTACTCCGTCTCTGCCGTATAGACGCGGCGGCCAGCAAACCAGGTCTCAGTGACGGTGGTCTCGACGAGCTCGGTCTCCGGATATGCGAACGGATCCCGGCTGAGAAGCACAAAGTCAGCCGATTTTCCGACGGTGAGCGATCCTGTCTCGGCAGCGAGTCCCATTGCTTCGGCGCCTCCGATCGTGAACGCCGCGATTGCTTCTGCGAGCGAGATCGCCTGCTCTGGCCACAGCGTTCCCGGGTAGCTTCCGCTTGGATCTGCGCGAGTGACGAGCCCGTGGATGCCTTCCCACGCATTCGGTGATGGCGACACGGGCCAGTCGGATCCGCCAGCAACCACCGCGCCCGCGTCGAGGAGCGAGCGGTTGGGTTGCATCTGATCGGCTCGCTCGCGCGGAAGTACTTCGCGGATGGCCTCGACGATCGGGCCTGGCACCCAGATAAACGGTGAGATGTCTGCGGCCACGCCCAGCGCACCGAAGCGCGGCACGTCGTCGGGGTGCACGAACTGGCCATGGGCAACCTGGTACCGAGTGTCTGTATAGCCCTCACTACGGATCGTCTCCACGGCGTTCAGCACGGCGTGCACCGAGGCGTCACCGGTGCAGTGAATCTTGGCCGAGAGCCCCTTGTCAGCGACGCGACGCAGCCAGTCGGTGAGCTCAGCCGGATCGAGCAATGTGCTGCCGTGGAAGTGATCGCCGTGCACGTCATCGGGCAAGTAGGGTTCAATGAATGCGCCGGTGCGGGTCGGCGGCACCCCGTCCAGGAAGATCTTCACGAAGTCGGGACGGTGGTGCTCCGTGCGGAAGCGTTCGCCGTCAAACACCAGGTCGTTGCCGATCACGGTGTTCCCGAAGATTTCATCGTTGACCAGCATCGATGTCACGACCCAGGCGTCGAGTTCGCCAGCGCTGTCGAGCGCGCGCAGTGCTTCCAGCGTCGGTGTCGAAACCCCGGCATCCTGGAACGCGGTGACGCCGAAGGAGCTCAGAATTGACACCCCGTGCCTCGATGCCGCGCGATCCTGTTCCGGGCTGAGGCCACCAACTTCGCGCTGCGCCTGCGCCACGGGGATCCCGGCTGCCTCGAGCAGCACACCGGTGGCGCGGCCCTCAGCGTCGAGCACCACTCCATCCTGTCCAGGGGTCACCCCCGCGATCTCCATGGCGCGAGTGTTCACCCAGCGGTTGTGGTGTGAATCATCTGAGAGCATCACTGGACGACCGCCTGCCGCCTCATCAAGCTGTGCGAGCGCGGCTGCCGTGTTGATCTCGCCGAGCCGGTCGCTGGCCCACGGTCCGCCAACGATCCATGCATCGTCGGGGAGCGCGGCGGCGTGCGCGCGCACCGCAGAGACAATGCCCTCGAGGTGTGC
This window harbors:
- a CDS encoding arylsulfatase, with amino-acid sequence MAELPRRGYERFAGIPTEFASTSTPAWRSQTRARAGAPNVIVMLVDDLGFSDLGPFGSEIPTPHIDDLAGGGWVFTNYRTAPMCSPARAALMTGLNPHRAGFGFVAHTDPGYPGFACELPEDAPTLAESLRAGGYATFMVGKWHLTVESRLHDAADRSSWPLQRGFDHYFGSMDGFTSLHHPHRLVRDNSVVHIPEFPNGYFLTDELTEEALMMIDELRVNDTDTPFFLYYAHTSVHGPIQAKPADIATHRGRYEAGWNALREARFARQRELGIVPEHARLPDDSISDGNLIPAWDTLSAAERALFANHMEVYAAAVTEIDESVGRLVARLDQLGELDNTIIVLASDNGGSAEGGQNGTRSYFAQFGISAALPDDWVRDVPRDPAEIGGPRLFSQYPTGWARVSNTPFRSFKSTTYEGGVHAPLIVSWPAAPGGVPGLRDQFVYVSDLAPTLLDLAGVSPLAERAGRAAQEVDGRSVGALLRDRHAPGRAAQHFECMGRRSMLDRGWKALSPVPPTPATGAAGGNWELYDLTNDPTETQDLAAANPELVARLAGRWVAEAWLNTVFPIDDDGTLHKTRPESERVLGAPVTLPPFRPPLERFRAAQLTVLRSFSIEIDVVLTQTTAGVVVAHGDQGGGYLLAIDAGAPLLSYNAYGDMHRVRGIALTHGHHQCELRFTEIDGMRWRVVLSSGDAVLAELPEVPMLLGMAPFTGISVGYDYGGPVDWDLHAQHRSYRFTGGTIERVRYVPGARSPHDPVVLREITETVAALAD
- a CDS encoding EthD family reductase, whose protein sequence is MHTLLVLYPEPTDRAAFAAYYEQTHLPLCAKLPGVQEMSYALGIAEPGAGPYYGCFRATFANAAALDAAMSSPEGRAVESDVPNYATGGATVLSFPTTELSLG
- a CDS encoding amidohydrolase; the encoded protein is MTHPAPDLILTGGQIYTVDPDQPHAEAFAVAGGRIVAIGSAAEVAALASPATEIRELDGAFVMPGLVDVHNHHAVAGQEELFELRVPLGAHLEGIVSAVRAHAAALPDDAWIVGGPWASDRLGEINTAAALAQLDEAAGGRPVMLSDDSHHNRWVNTRAMEIAGVTPGQDGVVLDAEGRATGVLLEAAGIPVAQAQREVGGLSPEQDRAASRHGVSILSSFGVTAFQDAGVSTPTLEALRALDSAGELDAWVVTSMLVNDEIFGNTVIGNDLVFDGERFRTEHHRPDFVKIFLDGVPPTRTGAFIEPYLPDDVHGDHFHGSTLLDPAELTDWLRRVADKGLSAKIHCTGDASVHAVLNAVETIRSEGYTDTRYQVAHGQFVHPDDVPRFGALGVAADISPFIWVPGPIVEAIREVLPRERADQMQPNRSLLDAGAVVAGGSDWPVSPSPNAWEGIHGLVTRADPSGSYPGTLWPEQAISLAEAIAAFTIGGAEAMGLAAETGSLTVGKSADFVLLSRDPFAYPETELVETTVTETWFAGRRVYTAETE